The proteins below come from a single Gehongia tenuis genomic window:
- a CDS encoding response regulator transcription factor, producing MNDTPHILICDDQPAIHETLGAYLENEGYTYSSTYDGEAALKAVQEHMPDLIVLDIMMPKLSGTDVCREIRKTSQVPIIMLTAKGEEIDRVLGLELGADDYIVKPFSPREVVARIKAVLRRMSEQAAEPPNVLRFERLSIDLGCYEVQLDGKPVPFTPKEVEVLYLLASHPGQVFDREQILSKVWGYDYFGDTRVVDTQIKRVRRKLQLEDVPWSIRTIYGVGYKFEVKR from the coding sequence ATGAACGATACACCGCATATTTTGATCTGTGATGATCAGCCTGCGATCCATGAGACGCTGGGCGCCTATTTGGAGAATGAAGGTTACACCTACAGCTCCACCTATGATGGGGAAGCCGCGCTGAAGGCGGTGCAGGAGCACATGCCCGATCTTATTGTGCTGGACATCATGATGCCGAAGCTTTCGGGCACGGATGTGTGCCGGGAAATCCGCAAGACTTCGCAGGTGCCCATCATTATGCTCACCGCCAAAGGTGAGGAAATCGACCGGGTGCTGGGACTGGAGTTGGGAGCGGATGACTATATCGTCAAACCCTTTTCACCCCGGGAGGTGGTGGCCCGCATCAAAGCGGTGCTTCGCCGCATGAGCGAACAGGCGGCGGAGCCGCCCAATGTGCTCCGCTTTGAGCGGCTGAGCATTGATCTGGGCTGCTATGAGGTGCAGCTGGACGGCAAGCCCGTACCCTTCACCCCCAAGGAGGTGGAGGTCCTGTATCTGCTTGCCTCCCATCCCGGCCAGGTCTTTGACCGGGAGCAGATTCTCTCCAAGGTGTGGGGCTACGATTATTTCGGAGATACCCGTGTGGTGGATACCCAGATTAAGCGGGTTCGGAGAAAGCTCCAGCTTGAGGATGTGCCCTGGTCCATCCGGACCATCTATGGTGTGGGCTACAAGTTTGAGGTCAAACGATGA